ATTTTTATGATTAACTAAATATTGCCAAGTTTTTGGCGCTATATCCCTTATATTTTCTGTAGATTCACCGATAAACTTCTGAGTTACCAAAATGTATTTATTGATAACCTCTAGGCGATTTTGTGCCACATCTGAACCTTTCAGGAGAGGATAAAGATAGGTGGTTTCAATATCAACGACTTCCTTTAAACCATTGACAAAAACTCCATTAACTAACTGTAATTCCATGACTTTTGAGCAATCATGTTTAATTCCTGAACGCCATTTTTCTTGAGGATGCTTATGGTACAAATATTTTAATCTAGTAAAAGAATTTAAATCTCTGACTAGGATATTATTTTGATAACCAATGCGCTGAAATTCTCCTTCCTCAAAACTATTGAAAACATCACAAAAGTAATTTTCTGAATGAGAATCAAATTGACAAAATAGAAGACAAGCATCTACATTTGCTTGAAAATATTTTTGAGTATTGATCGGATAAATTGCCGAGTAAACGAGATGAATTTTGTGAGTATAGATATAGTTTAAAATTTTTCTAGATACGGTTGTTTTACAGATAATTGCCAGATAAGCTGAACGTCGATCAAGACATTCGATGAGCTTAATTAACATCCACTCTGAAATATCAAAATTACTTGTTCCCATCATAGCATCTAAACCATGATAGCCTTGAAAGTTGCTTTTGTGAGGTAAATTTTTTCCGTTAATAAGTCCCTGTTTTGAGTTGGTTATCCAAGGCAGATTCCCCAAAAATAAAATATTTTCTGTCCATGGTTGAGTCAGAGAATACCAGTCACAATCAAAAAAATTCTTCTGTTCAACTTGTATTCTTTGATCTTGGGATATTTGCCGATCTTGATTAATCTGAGTGATATAATTAGGATTAATTTCAAAGCCGAGGATTTTTTCAGTTTGTTTAAAGGTAAGTGCGGCTGCTTTTAAAAAGTTACCTATACCACAAGTTGGCTCAATAATAACATCGGGTTTAACATGAATTTGCCATAATTTTTGACAAATCTTTTCGGTTAACTCCGGGGGAGTTTGAAAGTCTCCATATTCAATTTTAACCTGAGAAGCTTGCATGACTAATTCTCTCTATAAATGGCTATTAATCCTTCTTCTTGACCGGCAAGATCGATTACCCTAGTATATTGTAATCTCCATTGTCAGGCATTAGAAATAGTTAAAAAACCTTGTCCTGGGGGATGAACAAGAATTTCATCAGCTATATTGGCCGCTTCCATTTCATCAACAGGTAAATTTTTATCTAAAATAAAAGCAATTAAATCATCTTTGTTTCCCTGATTGTTTAAGATATTGCGGATACCACGAGTCATCTGGAAATCGGCTGTTCTTTCGGCACTGACAAAAATTGTCCTGATAATTCTTAAACTGGCAGTACGATTTAGGCTATCATCTAACTTTTCATAAACAAAAATAATTAAGGAATATCCCAAGCCAAAAATTTTTTGTCTTGCGGATTTAAAAGGACAAGATGATTGAGGTTGTTTCATGCTTGTTACTTTGATATCTACTAACAAATCGGGAAAATCAATCCCACTAGCTGAATTACCGTCAAGAAAATTGTATTTTTCTTTTAGATATAGTTTAAACTTTTGTTCTAAGTAAGTTCCGATCGCTTTACCATCTGTAACACCATAGAGTGAAGATTCTTGATGTTGAGATTCCAAAGCTGAGAAGACAGCCGCATCCTCACATAACAATTCTTGGTTCAATCTTGCCATAGATCATACAGGGTTTAAATCAACTCTAGCAGAAAAATTTATCTAAGTAACTAAGCAAAATTAATATCGAATCTGTTTGACTTTCTGTTCTTTGTGCCTCTGTGGTTGCTCCCGAATCATTCTGGGATAAACTGATAGAAAAGTGTATGTTAGGCTAGATTTAACCGGACTAAACCAAGAGAGCCTATTTATTTTTTGCGAGTAAAAATTTCTTCAAACCAATTAATAGCCCGATTTGCTAAAGCTTCTAGGGAATATTTTTGCTCGACTACTGCACGACAAAAAGATCGATCGATCCGGTCTAAATTTTTAATTCCTGTAACTAATCCCTCGATACTATCGGGTTCAACCTTCATTTCGTGGCCTGGAAAAAGGACTGCTGGTGAAATCCCCAAGCTTTAGCGAGGAGCGAGGTGGGAAATGCTTGGACTTGCTGGTTATAAGCTTGTACCGCCTGATTGTATCGCATCCGTTCCACCGCTAGGCGGTTCTCCGTGCCTGCCATTTCGTACTGGAGGTTGATAAACAGTTGGCTAGACTGTAACTGCGGATTCGTTGCGGCATACTGGTGGAAACGTGCGATCGCCTGATCGATTTTGGCAATAGCAGCGGCTTTTTGTGCGGGGGTTAGTGCTTGCAAATAGGACTGACGGGATTGCACCAGCAAGGTGACTAAGGCTTTTTCCTGTTGAGCAGATGCTTGTGTGACGCTGACGAGATTGGGGATGAGATCGGCACGCCGCTGGAGTTGGTTTTCCACTTGCGCCCAGGCTGCATTTACTCTTGAGGCAGAACTCACCAGGGTATTATATGTCCACATTCCCGAAAGCGCAATCACCCCTATTATACCTACCCCCACAGATAGCAATCTCTGGCGTTGTTGTGTCGCCTTCTTCTGTCGCTCTAACTTTTGCTGGCGTTGCCTCTGAACTTCCCGAATCGCTTGTTGGATAAATTCAGCTGGAATCCGCACTTCTTTTGCCGCCGCCACTAATTCCGACTCGGCGAAGCTCTGGGTGTAATCAGCATAGTATCGCGAGGCAAGTTCTAGCACCTCTGGCACAATTTCTTCAGGAATGCGAATTTCTTTGTCGTTCATGGCTAATCTTAGAAAATTTCCCAGAGATTCACGGTGTTTGATCACAAACGGCCATTACCAACTGCCGCCAGCACCGCCGCCGCCGCTATCTCCACCACCAAAACTACCGCCGCCGCTATCTCCACCACTAAAACTACTGCCGCCGCTATCTCCACCACTAAAACTACTGCCGCCGCTATCTCCACCACTAAAACTACTGCCGCCGCTATCTCCACCACTAAAACTACTGCTGCTGCTAATTAGATAGAGGCTAATCCGATATATCAGGTAAAAAATAACCAAACCGCCGCCAATAGCAACACCTAACCACATCCAGAAATGTACTCCTCGGCTATTATTCTGGGGGGTATCTTGAGTCAACTCTTTACTCAAGGATGGTTCTAAGGAGACAATTATGGCTCTGGTCGCTGCCAAAGTCCCGCCATCAAAATCTTTTTGCCGGAAGCGCGGCGTTATCTGTGTCTCGATAATATTGCCAACTTTCCCATCGGGTAAAATCCCCTCTACTCCATATCCTGTCTCAATTTCTACGCGGCGGTCTTTGACTGAAATCAAAAATAGCACGCCGTTATCTTGACCTTTTTTGCCAATTTTCCAATAGTTGAAAAGGTTGGTCGTAAACTCTTTAGGAGAGGCGGCGGGAGCAGTTTCTGGTACAGTTACCACTGCTATTTCCGCTCCGTTTTTGGCTTCTAACCGAGCGATCATCTGGTTCAGTTGGGTTTCTGTCTCCGGTTGAAGAATCTCGGCTTTATCTGTCACCCATCCCCCGGAAACCTGTCGAGGATTGGGTACTTCTTGAACCGTCAGAGCTAGGCCAGGACAAGGAACTAGGAAAAAAGCTACGTAGAGCGAACCGAGCCAAATAACTGGATGAGGTTTAACTACTAAAGCTTTCATGACTTTAACCTCGAGTAAATGAAGATTTGTGCCTTTCTGTTGCTGTGTGGTGACAGAAAGGCACTCTCGAACCATATCGCTGCTTCTATTATATTAGACTCCAGCTAAAAACCCTGCTCCCTCACTGACAAAAAATTTCTTCAAACCAATTAATAGCTCGATTTGCTAAAGCTTCTAGGGAATATTTTTGCTCGACTACTGCACGACAAGAATATCGATCGATCCGGTCTAAATTTTTAATTCCTGTAACTAATCCCTCGATACTATCGGGTTCAACTAAAAAACCAGTTTTTCCCTCTTCAATAATTTCTACTGGACCACCACGACCATAGGCAATTACGGGAACACCACAGGCTAAAGCTTCAATAGCCCCGTTACCAAAAGCCTCAACCCAGCGCGGGGTCATCAACAGGCCAAAACAGTCGCCTAGCTCTTTTTGTAGGCTCTCGGTGGGCAAAAACCCGCGATAATCGACTAAATCGAAACTATAGTTATCCTGTAGATTTTGCCAGTAGAGAGGATCGGAAATATGACCGAAAACCCGTAAAGGGACACCTAACTGTTGACAAGCAGCGATCGCATCTTCTAAAGCTTTTTCTGGGGCAATCCGTCCCACCCAGGCTAGACAGGGGGAGGAATCGTCCCGAAACTGATACAAAGATACGTCTAAACCATTAGCCAAACAGCGATAGGGGGGAGATATTGAGAAAGTTTCTGCTTGGGTGACGGTGTGAAAAGCGAGTAAATGGGGAAAACTGCGGTAGGTTTTTTGAATAATATGATCCATCGCCAAAGAAACGGAAGCCATGCTGACTAAATGGGCGACGGGAGTAGCAAAAAAAGGAGTGAGATAAAAAGGGAGCCAATCGTAGGCAAAATTAACAATTAAATCGTACTGATTTTGTACCTGTTGGGCGTAGTGCCACATATTGGCCAAAACGGCATTTTCGGGCATTAAAATCGGGGCTTCCCGGCCCTGACTTTGGGCGGAAATCTGGGCATTTCCCGCTATAGTGATCAAGGGGATATCCTGCAATCGCGAGGCTTCTGGAGCCACTACCCGCACCGCATACCCTTGCTTAGTCAGAGTGCGAGCGAGATTATAAAGAGTTAATTCTACGCCACCGCCGCCCCCCGAACCCAAAAATCCCGCGGGGGTGGAGAGAAATAACAGTTTTCGACTCAATTTTGCACCTCAGTGGGTGTGGTTTCAGTGAAGGAAGTATCCTGTACGTCATCATCATCTTCTGGTTCACCAGTGGTTTCCAGGGGAGCCATCTCTAAACGGGGCGGTAATTGCAGATTTAACTGTTTAATTGCCCAGCGTGCTGTTTCTTGCACTTCCTCATCGGAATCATCGAGGGCAAGACAAATTAATTGACTGATCTGAGTCATGATCTCGTAGAGTCTGGTTAAATCGCGAATGGCATTTTTCCGCACCTGCGGATTTTTATCTTGGAGAGAGATAGCCAAAGCTTGGTTCATCGGTCGCAGGGAGCGGGTACAGATTTGAGAGAGGGCTTCTAGGGTTAAGCTGCGTTCGACGGAATCCCCATCCACCATACTATCGACTAAAGGCTGCATTGCCCTAGAATCGGACATCTGTGCCAGCTTCCAAACCGCCCGTCTCCGGTTACGGGGATCGTTATCGCGAAGATTTTCAATTAAACGCAGGATTAAGTCTACGTTCGGGATCTGGGAGGTAGCTTGTACGGGCAAAGAAGTATTGAAATCGTATTCCCCATTGCCATTAATGTCACTGCTGGTCTTGGTGTTCGCATCGAAGGAATTACCATTGCGCCCAAAAAAGTTGTAGAGTGGGTTTTTGGGATTGATGTAAGTTGTCTTTTGGCGACGTTTTGAGGCTTTGCTTTTGGGACGACGGTATTGAAGGAGAAGCGATAGTAAAGCCCCCAATAAAGAGATTGATAACAGGGCCGAGCCAGCGAAATATGTCATTTTTTCTGGCTCAACCAAGATTTCCAGGGAGACCACTCCAGGAATAAGGGGAATAGAAGTAGAAGGAGCCTTTTTGGAGGCAGCTTCGGCATCCTTGCCCGTGGAGGTTTTATCTAAAAACTTCTCCATATCAGTGATCGCATTTTCAGCTGCGGTATCGCTCGGGCGTTGTGCCAGCGCTTGTTCAAATTTTTCCAAGGCTAGTTGGTATTTTCCTTGGGCTGCGGCTTCGTAACCAGCTTGCATCAACTGATAGTAATTATCGACAGTCTGGGTTTGCTCTAACTTGGGCGGAGTTTGAGCGTTAGCCGTGGGTAAAGCCTGGAAATGATAACCCCAACTGCTCACACTGATAGCTAACAAAAATAGAAAATTGGGTTTGATCATAGAATTAAATTAATTAATGTAACCGTTTGGGGGGGGGGTAAAAGTATAATAGCCTAAAAGCCTTGGATGAGAAGCAGTGAACACCAGAGATAGGTCATAGACCATGATGATTGGGAAAAGACCCTCTTGAGCGTGGGACGGGTAGTAGGGAGCCTAGTATCGAGGATAGGGTCTACTGTTTAGCACTTAGTAGGGATTATCTCTGAAAAACTGGCTTAATTAAGCTTGCACAGGAGTTCTGCGCCACGTTCGACCTTGAATAGTCCTGTGGAATTGCCAATTAGCTACGGTTTCTGGATAATCGCCCCGATAGTGACCGCCTCGGCTTTCTGCTCGTAATAAGGCACTTTCCAGAATTAAGTCGGCGATGTCTAAAAGATTTAATGTCTCGATCGCTATTCTTATTTCTAACCGCACCGAGGGACACAAAAATAATTGTCCTTTGTCGGGAAGAAGATTCTGGAGAAATTGGCCCATCTTTAAGGAATGTAACTGTTGTTTCCACTGTTGCACCCGTAGGATAGCAGTTTCTAACTCATTTTGACATCGGCAAATTCCCGCATTTTCCCACATTAAAATCGGTAATTCTCTCCGTACTTTTTGCCAGTCTTCCTGTTCTTCCTGCCAGTTTTCCCCAATTTCTAAGGGTTTTTCTGGTCTTTCCCCACGAAAGTTTTCTGGCTCTAGACCTATTTCAGCTAAATTTGCCGCAAAGACAATACATTCCAAGAGAGAATTACTGGCTAAACGATTGGCACCGTGGACACCTGTACTAGCTGATTCGCCGATCGCATACAAACCGGGTAGAGAAGTGCGGGCGTTTAAATCTGTGGCTACTCCTCCCATCCAATAGTGAGCGGCGGGGGCGACGGGAATCACATCCTCAAACACATTAATGCCCCATTTTTGACAGATGCGGATAATATTGGGGAAACGATAACGCAGACGATCCGGTTCGATTGGTCTTAGATCTAGATATACTTTGGCATGGGCGGGATCGTCGGAGGTTTTGTGCAAATGGCTAAAAATCGCCCGACTCACCACATCCCGGGGAGCCAATTCTCCAGCAGCATGGTAATCGAAGGCAAAACGCCGCCCCTGGGCATCAATTAAATGCGCCCCTTCGCCACGCACCGCTTCACTAATTAAAAACCGCGGTGCCCCCGACACAGTCAAAGCGGTGGGGTGAAACTGAAAAAATTCCGGGTCGCGAATCACTGCCCCAGCACGCCAAGCCAGGGCGACTCCATCCCCGGTGCTGACGGCGGGATTAGTAGTTTGGGCGTAGACTTGACCGCCGCCTCCCGTAGCCAGAATGACTGCTTGCGCTCGCAGCCAACAGAGATGATCTTGATGGAGTAAACAAATACCTTGACAGCGTTGCCCTTCCGGGTCAAGCCAGAGTTTCAGGGCAATCGCTTGGGGAATAATGGTAATGTTGGAGCGCTCGGTCACTTTTTCCATCAGGGTACTGATGATCGCTCTCCCGGTGCGATCGGCTGCGTGTAGCACCCTAGCCTGGGAATGGGCAGCCTCAAGAGTGCGGGCTAAGTCGTCTCCAGAGCGATCAAAACTAACTCCTAACCGCAGCAAATCAGAGATCGCTTGGGGGGCCTTCTCAACTAAAAACTGCACGGCATAGCGATCACATAAGCCCGCTCCGGCCTTCAGGGTATCTTCTAAATGGAAAACGGGGGAATCTGCCGGGGACGTGGCCGCCGCAATTCCTCCCTGCGCCCAATCACTAGCCCCGGTTTTTAAATCTTCTTTGGTAATTAAACCCACCTTTAAGTTAGGGGGTAAACACAGCGCGGCATACAATCCCGCCGCTCCCGAGCCGACCACTAAAACATCTTGATAACTCGGCAGTTGCGAGGAAACGACCATGTAGGAGTTAATTGATAAATTCTATTTATTCTAGCATTTCATTTCTCTATAGCTCTGGCCAAAATCCCCAGTCTTTCGTTGGCGCAGTATATGGTCGCCAGTCGTCAACTTTTGACTGAAAACTCCAATCTGATCCCTAGACCTCTTATAAAAATCAAAAATTGTTGTTAGATTTAGGAGTCAGTATTCTCCGAGTCAGTAGAATTAAAAATGAATAATAATCAATTAAATAATCTATTTACCGATTTTATGCAATTTAATCCCTATTTTTGCCGTTTTTAAACCCTGAAAAATTAATTATGCCAGAGCTTGACTGAATAACTGATCACTGATCACTGATCACTGATCACTGATCACTGAAAAAGGTGAGCGATCGCTCACCTAGAAATTTTTTTTAAACCGTAATTAACTGGATTTAGTAAACTCCGGGGTTAAAACGGTCATCACCCTCGATAAATTCTTTAGAAGGCTCAGTAACGGTGAATTTCTCCAGATTAGCCTGTAAACGCTCTTTTTGAGTGGCCGAGAGTCCGGGTATATTGAGGACATCTTCCACTTCTTGGTAGGGGGCGTTTTTGATGATTTTACCAGCTAAATTGGGATAGAACCCTCTCAAGTCCCGGAAATCGCGAATATCACTGTTATTGAGGTCGATTTTCGCCCCAAATTCTGTAGTTAGTTTAGCATCAGCCGCATTTAAGACCGCCACAGGAAGAGAGGGAAGGGCGATCGAGGTGAGATTGAGAGCTTGAGCAGGAACTTTGCCCCAAAAACTCCCGATAATCAAGGCAATTACCGCCAGCAGACGAACAAGATTCTTCATTGCAGTTGTGGTCTCCTAAAACCAAGGCAAATTAACGATCAGGACAAGAAATGAAGCCGTCAGCCTTCAGCTTTCCGACTAGGCATAGGGTGGGGAATTGGGACTTACCACCGCAGCTGACCTATTAGCTGAACGCTGATAGCTAGTTAAAAAAGTTATATCATGCCATTAGACCAGATCTTAACCTAGTTTGCCGCCCTAGGGGAAGGGTTTTGAGGGTTGGGGGATGGGGTTTTAGGGTTTTAGGGGTTTTAGGGTTTTGCGGTTTTGGGGTTTTTTAACAAAGAACAAGTTGGTTAGGACAATCTAAATCGCTAAAATCAGGTTCTGGCAAGGATTTTCCTGCTGCCATCTGGCTGCTGCTACAGTTGAATTTCCCTATTTCCCTCTTCCCCTATCTCCCCACTTCCCCCATTTCCTCATTCCCCTATCCCCCAATCGAATTATTACAAATCCCTAAAATTATCAGTGACGAACAGCATTCCTATGGCATCATGGACTGTTGCTTGTCTTGAAATATGTATAAGGAAGACACAATTATGGCTCTCCAATTGGGTGATATCGTTCCAGATTTTACACAAGATTCTAGTGAAGGTCCGATTTCTTTTCATCAGTGGGTAGGAGATAGCTGGGTAGTGCTGTTCTCGCACCCGGCTGATTACACTCCCGTTTGTACCACGGAATTAGGTACGGTGGCTAGTCTTAAGTCAGAATTTGAGCGACGTAATGTGAAAGTTATCGCTTTGAGTGTCGATAGTGCCGAATCCCATCGGGGTTGGATTAATGACATCAACGAAACTCAAAACACTACCGTTAACTATCCGATTATCGCCGATGGCGATCGCAAAGTGTCGGATCTCTACGGCATGATTCACCCCAATTCCCTCAATAATCTGACGGTACGTTCGGTGTTTATTATCGATCCCAACAAAAAATTACGTTTGACTATTACCTATCCTGCCAGCACGGGACGCAATTTTAATGAGATCCTGCGGGTAATTGACTCCCTGCAGCTCACCGATAACTATCAGGTGGCTACCCCGGCTAACTGGACCGACGGCGGCGATTGTGTGGTGGTTCCCTCTATTCCCACTGAAGAAGCTCGTAGCAAATTCCCCAAAGGAGTTGAAGAAATCAAACCCTATCTACGCATGACTCCCCAACCTAATAAGTAATTTAGTGACCGGTAATCAGTGAACCAGATCCTGGAAAACTGACAATCCAAAAACCATAAAATCTTGAGCGAGGGTTGGCTATCCGTTTTAACGGATGCTACCCCTGGCAACAGGGGATTTATCTCCCTCTATCATTTATTGGTTTGATTGTCAATAGATTTTTTCATAGTTTCCGTAGATGTGTCAATGTGTCACCAGCAGTAGCGCAGAAATAAATAGGAGTCCAGAAAGTGGGTAACTTTAACAACTGAGAGGATTCTTTTCGTTAAAAGCAATTTCTTGGCTGGGTTAAAGACAATTCATCGACATCTATCTTAACCATAAGTTAAGTTAATATTTAGCAAAAATCGGCTTAAGGCTAAAAAAACAATTAACATTATGGCTCCAAATGCTTAGTAGTGCTTAGTTTAGCTAGACTGTAGAGCGATGAAATTATCTAAAGATCAAGCAAAGATTGTCAGGAATTCTGGGGTAGATATATAAGTAAATTTTATTTTAAGTTTATTTAAGACTGTCATTACTAATGCAAGGGTGAGTCAGGGAGATTTTCCCGTAGTATCAAAAATGAAACTCGCTCCCATCGTTCAATCTGACGACGAGCGAGAGGCAATTGTAGAGACTGGCGCTTTCACTAGCATTTAATTAAGAGGAACAACTGATGACAACTTATAAAGTCACCCTGAAAACACCCGATGGCGAGCATACAATTGATGTTCCCGATGATGAGTACATTCTCGATATGGCTGAAGAAGCAGGACTGGACTTACCTTATTCCTGCCGTGCGGGAGCTTGCTCCAACTGTGCCGGTAAACTTCTATCTGGTCGTGTCGATCAATCCGATCAATCCTTCCTCAGTGACGATCAAATGGAAGCTGGTTTCATCCTCACCTGTGTCTCCTATCCCACCGATAACTGTGTGATCGTCACCCACCAAGAAGAAGCTTTGTACTAATCTCTCTCAAGATGGTTAGAAAACTCCCGTTAAGTGCCATGGCACTTAACGGGAGTTATTTTATGGCTCAAAAATTTTTTCCCTAAACACTTGTGTGTTTTAGCTAAGGGTGCTATGATTGATAATCGTGGAATTAATGGGTCGGTGCCCGAGTGGTTAATGGGGGCGGACTGTAAATCCGTTGGCTACGCCTACGCTGGTTCGAATCCGGCCCGGCCCACCACGATCAATGCCCGTGTAGCTCAGTGGTAGAGCACACCCTTGGTAAGGGTGAGGTCATGAGTTCAATCCTCATCACGGGCTTAGATTGGAAAAGTTGCGGTGATGGGATTTCTTTGATCCTCTTCACGCAATTTCATCTTAAGAAACCTGTGCGTTCGCCCTGGGAGCTTAAGCTGTACCGCATTTAAACTGCGTCTGGGAAAATTGAGGACAAATGCTCGAACTCCCTCTCCGGCACTCCCTTCTCCGGTGCAGTCTTAACGAGTAATTGAGATAGTCAACAGCTTATCCCCGTGGGCGGAGATAAGATAGAATGATATAACATCATCTGGGATTTTCTCTGGTGCTATATTAGACCTCTTGTAAAAATCAAAAATTGTTGTTAGGGTTAGGAGTCGGTAGCCAGTAGTCAGTAGTCAGTCCCGATAAAAAAATTTTCACCCCCACAGATGAAAGAGGTTTCCGTCCCTACACCCCACACCCCACACCCTACACCCTCTTTCAAGTCAGGAGAATTAAGAATGAATAATAATCAATTAAATGGTCTATTTCCAGATTTTATGCCATTTAATCCTTATTTTTGACGTTTTTGAACCCTCAAAAGTTAATTATGCAAGAGGTTTATTATAAAAATGTCCAATCAATCCTCACCTAACTCCACAGAAATACAAGCAATTTTCGATCGGATCGCTCCTGAATATGACCGACTTAATCAAGAATTAAGTTTAGGATTACACCGCGTCTGGAAATTAATGACAGTCAAATGGTGTCAACCCGAAAAAGGCGATTTTGCCCTTGATATCTGTTGTGGCAGCGGCGACCTGACTAACCTATTATCAAAACAAGTGGGCAAAACCGGCCAGGTGATCGGACTAGATTTTTCCCCACAACAATTAAAAATCGCCCGTCAACGTTTTAGCGCCACTAATATTAACTGGATGGAGGGGGATGCCCTCAATTTACCCTTTGCCGATTCTAGCTTTGATTGTGCCACTATCGGCTATGGATTACGCAATGTGGTCGATATTGCCCAATGTCTGGGGGAATTATACCGAGTCCTGAAACCGGGTGCTAAAGCGGCGATTCTTGACTTCCATCAACCCACCCAAACCATCGCCAAATTATTCCAAAACTGGTATCTCGATCATATCGTCGTTCCCGCTGCCGAGCGCTACGGTTTAACTGACCAGTACGCTTATATTAGTCCCAGTATCGATCGCTTTCCCCAGGGCCCAGAACAGGTAAAATTAGGCTATCAGTCGGGATTTTCCGGCGCTGTTCACTATCCACTCCTAGCAGGACTGATGGGAGTGTTAGTCTTAAAGAAATAACTCACTCACATTTCCGTTTATTTTTTGCTGCTAAATTGAATCTCCCTACTCTTTGGACATGGCTCTTACCGCCGATCGCGGGGGCAATTATTGGCTATTTTACGAACGATGTAGCCATAAAAATGCTATTTCGTCCCTACAAGGCGATTTATATCGGTAAGCGTCCTCTTCCCTTCACCCCGGGGCTAATTCCTCGCAATCAAGATCGATTAGCTGTCCGGGTATCGGATACGATCATGGGTTCCCTGTTAACTCCCGAGGAATTACAAAAACTGGCTAAACGACTCCTCGACACCGAAAGGGTACAGGGGGCGATCCTCTGGCTGTTACAATTAGCTTTAAAACAGATAAAAGGCGATCGGCAAGCAAAAACCGCCGAGATTTTGGCGGCGATTCTTCACGATTTATTCGGGGAATCTTTAGCGAGATTACTAAAAGTTTTAGCCCGACGGCAGGACTTTTTAGAAAAACAGATCAATCAAATTTTTGATCGCCTAGTTTTAGAATTTTCTCTCAGTGAACAACAGGCGCGACAATTCTCCGATTGGCTATTAGAAACCGTCTTACCTGCTGATGTTATCCGTCTAGCTTTGATCGATTTTTTAACCGATCGCAATATTCAAGTTATCGATGAAGGATTTCGGGAAAAAACCAGTGGAACCTATTGGGTAGTAGCCAATTTATTCGGTTTACGCAATGCCCTTGCTCGCTTACGCACTTTTTGCCTTGATGAAAAGGATTTAGCTAATACCAGAATCAAAGAATTATTACTATCTTTAGAGATGCGTAATCGTCTGAAAAACTGGTTACAAAGTATCTCTTTACAAAATTTACCTATCTCCACCGTCAGACAATTGCGTAAAACCACCAGGGATACGGTGCGAATTTATATTCAAGAAAGTGGCGAACAATTTCTGCAAGATTTTGGACAAACGATCGACTGGGATCAAATCGCTAATTTAATTATTAATCGTCTGCAATCTTCGGGGTCAATGACTACATCATTAGGGGTAATTAGTCAAGAGTTAGCGTTAATTTTAGAGCGTTATCTAGAGGAAGATTTAGAGAAATTAGTCGCCCAAATTATCCCGATTCTCAACATTGATCAGGTGATCCGCGATCGGGTAAATGCCACTTCCCCCGCCGATCTGGAAAATGCCATCCAAGGCATTGTTAAACAGGAATTACAGGGAATTGTTAATCTCGGTGGTATTCTCGGTCTTCTAGTTGGACTAATGCAAACAGTTATTTTAATTGCACAGAATCCGGGGTAATAATTAGGGTCTGCTGAAAAAGTTTGTTGGTGGGGGCAGGGTGT
This Microcystis wesenbergii NRERC-220 DNA region includes the following protein-coding sequences:
- a CDS encoding SAM-dependent methyltransferase, encoding MQASQVKIEYGDFQTPPELTEKICQKLWQIHVKPDVIIEPTCGIGNFLKAAALTFKQTEKILGFEINPNYITQINQDRQISQDQRIQVEQKNFFDCDWYSLTQPWTENILFLGNLPWITNSKQGLINGKNLPHKSNFQGYHGLDAMMGTSNFDISEWMLIKLIECLDRRSAYLAIICKTTVSRKILNYIYTHKIHLVYSAIYPINTQKYFQANVDACLLFCQFDSHSENYFCDVFNSFEEGEFQRIGYQNNILVRDLNSFTRLKYLYHKHPQEKWRSGIKHDCSKVMELQLVNGVFVNGLKEVVDIETTYLYPLLKGSDVAQNRLEVINKYILVTQKFIGESTENIRDIAPKTWQYLVNHKNYFLDRKSKIYQNQPDFCIFGVGFYSFSPFKIAISGLYKKLNFNLILPYQNQPVIFDDTVYFLSFDDLDTAQKTLQLLNSSLGREFYYSLIFWDEKIPIKTRILNSLNLSVLAEKLLSYK
- a CDS encoding restriction endonuclease gives rise to the protein MARLNQELLCEDAAVFSALESQHQESSLYGVTDGKAIGTYLEQKFKLYLKEKYNFLDGNSASGIDFPDLLVDIKVTSMKQPQSSCPFKSARQKIFGLGYSLIIFVYEKLDDSLNRTASLRIIRTIFVSAERTADFQMTRGIRNILNNQGNKDDLIAFILDKNLPVDEMEAANIADEILVHPPGQGFLTISNA
- a CDS encoding LemA family protein, yielding MNDKEIRIPEEIVPEVLELASRYYADYTQSFAESELVAAAKEVRIPAEFIQQAIREVQRQRQQKLERQKKATQQRQRLLSVGVGIIGVIALSGMWTYNTLVSSASRVNAAWAQVENQLQRRADLIPNLVSVTQASAQQEKALVTLLVQSRQSYLQALTPAQKAAAIAKIDQAIARFHQYAATNPQLQSSQLFINLQYEMAGTENRLAVERMRYNQAVQAYNQQVQAFPTSLLAKAWGFHQQSFFQATK
- a CDS encoding TPM domain-containing protein, with product MKALVVKPHPVIWLGSLYVAFFLVPCPGLALTVQEVPNPRQVSGGWVTDKAEILQPETETQLNQMIARLEAKNGAEIAVVTVPETAPAASPKEFTTNLFNYWKIGKKGQDNGVLFLISVKDRRVEIETGYGVEGILPDGKVGNIIETQITPRFRQKDFDGGTLAATRAIIVSLEPSLSKELTQDTPQNNSRGVHFWMWLGVAIGGGLVIFYLIYRISLYLISSSSSFSGGDSGGSSFSGGDSGGSSFSGGDSGGSSFSGGDSGGGSFGGGDSGGGGAGGSW
- a CDS encoding glycosyltransferase, whose protein sequence is MSRKLLFLSTPAGFLGSGGGGGVELTLYNLARTLTKQGYAVRVVAPEASRLQDIPLITIAGNAQISAQSQGREAPILMPENAVLANMWHYAQQVQNQYDLIVNFAYDWLPFYLTPFFATPVAHLVSMASVSLAMDHIIQKTYRSFPHLLAFHTVTQAETFSISPPYRCLANGLDVSLYQFRDDSSPCLAWVGRIAPEKALEDAIAACQQLGVPLRVFGHISDPLYWQNLQDNYSFDLVDYRGFLPTESLQKELGDCFGLLMTPRWVEAFGNGAIEALACGVPVIAYGRGGPVEIIEEGKTGFLVEPDSIEGLVTGIKNLDRIDRYSCRAVVEQKYSLEALANRAINWFEEIFCQ
- a CDS encoding HEAT repeat domain-containing protein, with amino-acid sequence MIKPNFLFLLAISVSSWGYHFQALPTANAQTPPKLEQTQTVDNYYQLMQAGYEAAAQGKYQLALEKFEQALAQRPSDTAAENAITDMEKFLDKTSTGKDAEAASKKAPSTSIPLIPGVVSLEILVEPEKMTYFAGSALLSISLLGALLSLLLQYRRPKSKASKRRQKTTYINPKNPLYNFFGRNGNSFDANTKTSSDINGNGEYDFNTSLPVQATSQIPNVDLILRLIENLRDNDPRNRRRAVWKLAQMSDSRAMQPLVDSMVDGDSVERSLTLEALSQICTRSLRPMNQALAISLQDKNPQVRKNAIRDLTRLYEIMTQISQLICLALDDSDEEVQETARWAIKQLNLQLPPRLEMAPLETTGEPEDDDDVQDTSFTETTPTEVQN